The sequence below is a genomic window from Zhongshania aliphaticivorans.
GCCTAATGCACACGGCAGAGAACAGCCGCTTGTTGTGTCAAATGACATTGCAGACGGAAATAGAGCACCTTGAAATAACCATTGCACCCGCTGAATAAGAGGAAATAAAAATGACAGAGAATACTGCAGCAAGTCTCGAAGCGACCAATCTGGCGCTTACAAAAGAAATATTTGTGCGCTTCGGTAACGGCGATGTCGACGGTATCGTTGAGCTTTTGCACGATGAAGCTGTAATCGAGTTTTATGGCCCAGAAGTCATTCCCTACGCGGGTGAATACCACGGTAAAGAACAGTGTAGAGAATTCTTTAGCACGGTTTTGGCCTCAGTAAATATCCACGTCTTTGATGCAGATGAATTTATTTGTGAAAACGACCGCGTTATTGTTGTTGGAAAGCTGAGGTTAACCACCAAAAGCAATGGCAATGAAATTAAGTCGCCATTTGTACACGTGATTACCTGC
It includes:
- a CDS encoding nuclear transport factor 2 family protein; the encoded protein is MTENTAASLEATNLALTKEIFVRFGNGDVDGIVELLHDEAVIEFYGPEVIPYAGEYHGKEQCREFFSTVLASVNIHVFDADEFICENDRVIVVGKLRLTTKSNGNEIKSPFVHVITCKDGRWSWFRDFMNTAVAQKAFATNGA